A genomic region of Roseofilum capinflatum BLCC-M114 contains the following coding sequences:
- a CDS encoding Re/Si-specific NAD(P)(+) transhydrogenase subunit alpha, whose translation MKIGVAKEVEYRERRVALIPDAIAKLSKQGLEIWVESGLGEQAYFADSAYEEAGAQVISDKEKLWKEVDVLLKVGSPVEEELGLLTPGKVLISFLNPLAQPEMMQKLADAQVTALSMELIPRTSRAQSMDALSSQAGVAGYKAVLIAAAVLPKFFPMLTTAAGTIRPAKVFIIGAGVAGLQAIATARRLGAVVEAFDIRPAVKEEVQSLGAKFVEVKLDEETVAEGGYAREISEDSKRRSQELVAEHVKTADVVITTAQVPGKKAPRLVTKEMVAQMKPGSVVVDLAAEQGGNCEVSEAGKDVVYEGVTVIGPINLPASMAVHASQMYAKNISTLLNYLVKEGELNLDFEDDIISGTCVTHGGEVRNQRVKDALASEQSAVAS comes from the coding sequence ATGAAAATAGGAGTTGCTAAAGAAGTTGAATATCGAGAACGCCGAGTTGCTCTAATTCCCGATGCGATCGCCAAGTTGAGCAAACAGGGGTTAGAAATTTGGGTCGAATCTGGCCTAGGAGAGCAAGCCTATTTTGCGGATTCTGCCTATGAGGAAGCGGGAGCGCAGGTTATTTCTGATAAAGAGAAATTATGGAAGGAAGTGGATGTCCTCTTAAAGGTCGGCTCTCCTGTGGAAGAAGAATTGGGGCTATTGACTCCTGGAAAAGTGTTAATTAGCTTTTTAAATCCCTTGGCTCAACCGGAAATGATGCAAAAGTTGGCTGATGCTCAGGTCACGGCTTTGAGTATGGAACTGATTCCCCGTACCAGTCGCGCCCAAAGTATGGATGCTTTATCCTCTCAGGCGGGGGTTGCGGGTTATAAGGCGGTGTTGATCGCGGCGGCTGTTCTGCCTAAGTTCTTCCCCATGTTAACGACGGCTGCGGGAACGATTCGACCGGCAAAGGTGTTTATCATTGGGGCGGGAGTAGCTGGCTTGCAGGCGATCGCCACTGCCAGACGACTTGGTGCTGTCGTAGAAGCCTTTGACATCCGTCCCGCAGTTAAGGAAGAAGTCCAAAGTTTGGGCGCGAAATTCGTAGAAGTGAAACTTGACGAAGAAACCGTAGCCGAAGGAGGCTATGCGCGGGAAATTTCCGAAGACTCCAAACGGCGCTCCCAAGAATTAGTCGCCGAGCATGTAAAAACGGCGGATGTGGTGATTACGACGGCTCAAGTGCCGGGTAAAAAAGCACCCCGGTTGGTGACTAAAGAAATGGTGGCCCAAATGAAACCCGGTTCGGTAGTTGTTGATTTAGCGGCTGAACAAGGGGGCAACTGTGAAGTGAGCGAAGCGGGTAAAGATGTGGTTTATGAAGGAGTCACGGTCATTGGGCCGATCAATCTGCCCGCATCGATGGCGGTTCATGCCTCGCAAATGTACGCCAAAAATATCTCGACTCTGCTGAATTATCTGGTGAAAGAAGGGGAGTTAAATCTCGATTTTGAAGACGATATTATTAGCGGCACTTGTGTCACCCACGGCGGAGAAGTCCGCAATCAGCGTGTGAAAGATGCCCTCGCTAGTGAGCAGTCTGCTGTAGCCAGTTAA
- a CDS encoding DUF5615 family PIN-like protein → MVQGYDIVRTTDVLPPTAADAEILEVARVENRVILTQDLDFSMLVALGNYGLPSLITLRLSSVKPEKTPRCFTY, encoded by the coding sequence ATGGTACAGGGCTACGACATAGTACGCACCACAGATGTATTACCTCCGACTGCTGCTGATGCGGAGATTTTGGAAGTGGCGAGGGTAGAGAATCGGGTGATTTTAACCCAAGACTTAGATTTTTCTATGCTGGTTGCTCTCGGCAATTATGGACTCCCTAGCCTAATCACATTACGGTTGTCCTCTGTAAAACCAGAAAAAACTCCTAGATGTTTTACCTATTAA
- a CDS encoding DUF433 domain-containing protein, with product MAIADLDRITINPEVCLGQPTIRGMRITVEFVLKLLASQLSVPDILESYPELEEEDIRQALNYAAWAVSDRVVHFTSA from the coding sequence ATGGCGATCGCCGATCTAGATCGTATTACCATCAATCCAGAAGTATGCCTTGGACAACCAACGATTCGGGGAATGCGGATCACCGTAGAATTTGTCCTCAAACTACTCGCTAGTCAGTTATCTGTTCCAGACATTTTAGAGTCGTATCCAGAACTCGAAGAAGAAGACATTCGTCAGGCTCTCAATTATGCAGCCTGGGCAGTATCCGATCGCGTTGTTCACTTCACTTCAGCATGA